A part of Capsicum annuum cultivar UCD-10X-F1 chromosome 6, UCD10Xv1.1, whole genome shotgun sequence genomic DNA contains:
- the LOC107875422 gene encoding carbamoyl-phosphate synthase large chain, chloroplastic: MANCMNHCENAAAYKLISSSSSYVLSPSRIYSSRIPLFPYKKRFSFLHLQSRPSVFSNTHLRKRVNSIVNEQKNVEKVNLGKEKLGKRTDIKKILILGAGPIVIGQACEFDYSGTQACKALREEGYDVILINSNPATIMTDPETANRTYIEPMTPELVEQVLENERPDALLPTMGGQTALNLAVALAESGVLDKYGVELIGAKLQAIKKAEDRDLFKQAMKNIGIRTPPSGIGNTLEECFEIASEIGEFPLIIRPAFTLGGTGGGIAYNREEFEAICKSGLAASLTSQVLVEKSLLGWKEYELEVMRDLADNVVIICSIENIDPMGVHTGDSITVAPAQTLTDKEYQRLRDYSIAIIREIGVECGGSNVQFAINPVDGEVMVIEMNPRVSRSSALASKATGFPIAKMAAKLSVGYSLDQIPNDITKKTPASFEPSIDYVVTKIPRFAFEKFPGSEAILTTQMKSVGESMAVGRTFQESFQKAVRSLECGYSGWGCAQVKELDWDWDQLKYSLRVPNPDRIHAVYAAMKRGMKVDDIHKLSYIDKWFLTQLRELVDVEQFLLARSLSDLSKDDFYEVKKRGFSDRQIAFVTKFSEKEVRSRRLSLGVKPAYKRVDTCAAEFEADTPYMYSSYDLECESAPTQRKKVLILGGGPNRIGQGIEFDYCCCHTSFALQDAGYETIMMNSNPETVSTDYDTSDRLYFEPLTVEDVINIIDLEGPDGIIVQFGGQTPLKLALPIQNYLDEQKPKSRSGAGFVRIWGTTPDNIDAAEDRERFNAILNELQIAQPKGGIAKSEKDALAIAADVGYPVVVRPSYVLGGRAMEIVYNNAKLVTYLETAVEVDPERPVLIDKYLTDAVEIDIDALADMHGNVVIGGIMEHIEQAGVHSGDSACMLPTKTISDSCLETIRSWTTKLAKRLNVCGLMNCQYAITASGEVFLLEANPRASRTVPFVSKAIGHPLAKYAALVMSGKSLYDLNFTKEVIPRHVSVKEAVLPFEKFQGCDVLLGPEMRSTGEVMGIHYESSIAFAKAQIAAGQKMPLSGTLFLSLNEMTKPHLTTIARAFSGLGFQIIATSGTARVLELEGMPVERVLKMHEGRPHAADLIANGQIQFMVITSSGDALDQIDGRKLRRMALAYKIPVITTVAGALATADAIKSLKSNKIKMTALQDYFDVTKVAAELKNLQSASSISSS; this comes from the exons ATGGCTAATTGTATGAATCACTGTGAAAATGCTGCTGCATATAAGCTaatctcctcttcttcttcctatgTTCTTTCTCCTTCAAGAATATATTCATCAAGAATCCCACTTTTTCCTTACAAAAAAAGGTTCTCTTTTTTGCACCTTCAATCTCGTCCAAGCGTTTTCAGCAACACCCATTTGCGGAAAAGGGTGAATTCCATTGTTAATGAGCAAAAGAATGTTGAAAAGGTAAATCTTGGAAAGGAAAAATTGGGTAAAAGAACGGATATAAAGAAGATTTTGATATTGGGTGCAGGGCCAATAGTGATAGGACAAGCTTGTGAGTTTGATTATTCAGGTACTCAAGCTTGTAAGGCACTTAGAGAAGAAGGGTATGACGTGATATTGATTAATTCGAATCCTGCTACTATTATGACCGATCCTGAAACAGCGAACAGGACGTATATTGAGCCAATGACACCGGAACTTGTCGAGCAAGTGTTAGAGAATGAGAGACCTGATGCATTGTTGCCAACAATGGGGGGACAAACTGCTCTTAATTTAGCTGTAGCGTTGGCGGAGAGTGGGGTGCTCGATAAGTATGGAGTCGAGTTGATTGGGGCGAAGTTGCAGGCGATTAAGAAGGCGGAGGATAGGGATTTGTTTAAGCAGGCAATGAAGAATATTGGGATAAGGACTCCACCTTCAGGGATTGGGAATACATTGGAGGAGTGTTTTGAGATAGCTAGTGAAATAGGGGAGTTTCCGTTGATTATTAGGCCAGCTTTTACATTGGGTGGGACGGGTGGTGGAATTGCGTATAACAGGGAGGAATTCGAGGCGATATGTAAGTCGGGGTTGGCAGCTAGTTTGACATCACAGGTTTTGGTTGAGAAGTCTTTGTTAGGTTGGAAAGAATATGAGCTTGAGGTTATGAGAGACTTGGCTGACAATGTGGTTATCATTTGTTCGATTGAGAATATTGATCCTATGGGGGTGCATACGGGGGACTCGATCACCGTGGCTCCTGCTCAGACTTTGACAGATAAAGAGTACCAACGACTTAGGGATTATTCGATTGCCATCATCAGGGAAATTGGAGTTGAATGTGGTGGTTCCAATGTGCAATTTGCTATCAATCCAGTTGATGGTGAAGTCATGGTAATTGAAATGAATCCTAGAGTTTCAAGGTCTTCAGCTTTGGCATCGAAAGCTACTGGATTTCCAATTGCTAAGATGGCTGCTAAGCTATCAGTGGGATACTCTCTGGATCAGATTCCTAATGATATTACAAAGAAGACTCCAGCTAGTTTTGAGCCATCCATAGATTATGTAGTTACAAAG ATACCGAGGTTTGCATTTGAGAAATTCCCCGGATCTGAGGCCATACTGACAACCCAGATGAAGTCTGTTGGTGAATCCATGGCAGTAGGTCGCACATTCCAAGAATCCTTCCAAAAAGCAGTGAGGTCTCTTGAATGTGGGTATTCTGGATGGGGCTGTGCACAGGTCAAGGAATTAGACTGGGATTGGGACCAATTGAAGTATAGTCTTCGGGTTCCTAATCCTGATCGCATCCATGCCGTATATGCTGCAATGAAGAGGGGGATGAAGGTAGATGACATCCATAAGCTCAGTTACATAGACAAATGGTTCCTCACTCAGCTAAGGGAGCTTGTAGACGTGGAGCAATTCCTTTTGGCTCGCAGTTTGTCTGACTTATCAAAGGATGACTTCTATGAAGTGAAAAAGAGAGGGTTTAGTGACAGACAGATAGCCTTCGTGACAAAGTTCAGTGAGAAGGAGGTTCGATCGAGGCGTTTGTCTTTGGGTGTGAAACCAGCATATAAACGAGTTGATACATGTGCTGCAGAATTTGAGGCTGATACACCTTATATGTATTCATCTTATGACCTTGAGTGTGAATCAGCTCCTACACAAAGGAAAAAAGTTTTGATTTTAGGTGGAGGACCAAACCGAATTGGACAGGGCATTGAGTTTGATTATTGTTGCTGCCATACATCCTTTGCCCTTCAG GACGCAGGCTATGAAACAATTATGATGAATTCCAATCCTGAGACAGTTTCTACAGATTATGACACAAGTGATCGTCTCTACTTTGAGCCTCTGACAGTTGAGGATGTTATCAATATCATTGACTTGGAAGGTCCTGATGGTATCATTGTGCAGTTTGGAGGTCAAACCCCATTGAAATTGGCTCTTCCGATTCAGAATTACTTGGATGAGCAAAAGCCTAAGAGCAGAAGTGGAGCTGGTTTTGTTCGCATTTGGGGTACAACACCTGATAACATTGATGCAGCTGAAGATAGGGAGAGGTTCAATGCCATCCTGAATGAACTGCAGATCGCTCAGCCAAAAGGGGGTATTGCAAAGAGTGAAAAGGATGCACTTGCCATTGCTGCAGATGTAGGATACCCTGTTGTCGTCCGACCATCTTATGTCTTAGGTGGACGCGCAATGGAGATAGTTTACAACAATGCCAAATTAGTGACATACCTTGAAACTGCTGTCGAGGTAGATCCGGAGCGCCCTGTCCTGATTGACAAGTATTTAACTGATGCTGTAGAGATTGATATTGATGCACTTGCTGATATGCATGGTAATGTGGTCATTGGTGGAATAATGGAGCATATTGAGCAGGCCGGGGTTCACTCAGGTGACTCAGCTTGCATGCTTCCAACAAAAACAATTTCGGATTCATGCTTGGAAACTATTAGGTCGTGGACTACGAAATTGGCAAAGAGGCTAAATGTATGTGGCCTCATGAATTGTCAATATGCCATTACTGCTTCTGGTGAGGTGTTCTTGCTGGAGGCTAACCCCCGTGCATCACGAACAGTTCCTTTTGTTTCCAAGGCAATTGGGCACCCATTGGCTAAATACGCTGCTCTAGTCATGTCAGGAAAATCGCTATATGACCTCAACTTCACCAAGGAGGTTATCCCCAGACATGTATCAGTTAAAGAAGCTGTTCTTCCATTTGAGAAATTCCAAGGCTGTGATGTGCTTCTTGGTCCTGAGATGCGCAGCACTGGTGAGGTAATGGGTATCCACTACGAGTCATCAATTGCATTTGCCAAAGCACAAATTGCTGCTGGACAGAAAATGCCACTTTCAGGTACTCTCTTCCTTAGTCTAAATGAAATGACAAAACCCCATCTTACTACAATTGCTCGAGCCTTCTCGGGGCTTGGGTTTCAAATTATTGCAACTTCTGGAACTGCACGTGTACTCGAATTAGAAGGCATGCCCGTGGAGCGAGTGCTTAAAATGCATGAAGGGCGGCCACATGCTGCTGATCTCATTGCCAACGGACAAATTCAGTTTATGGTGATCACAAGTTCAGGAGACGCACTTGATCAGATAGATGGCCGGAAGCTGAGAAGGATGGCTCTCGCATACAAGATACCGGTAATAACAACAGTTGCCGGGGCATTGGCCACTGCTGATGCAATTAAAAGCTTAAAAAGCAACAAGATTAAGATGACAGCTCTTCAGGATTACTTCGATGTCACAAAGGTAGCAGCTGAGCTCAAAAACCTTCAATCAGCTTCATCTATTTCTTCTAGTTGA
- the LOC107875423 gene encoding LOB domain-containing protein 1, translating into MESSNTTINSLITTTTPPSPDSVSPPRNSPSPPRVVVTPCAACKILRRRCAEKCVLAPYFPPNDPIKFTTAHRVFGASNIIKFLQELPEYQRADAVSSMVYEANARMRDPVYGSAGAICQLQKQVNELQAQLAKTQAELVTMQCQHANLMAYVYVEMGQSPPTSPQQSLDKFTNSTTHSTFHNNINFLDENNNYGTLLETLWT; encoded by the exons atGGAGTCCAGTAACACAACAATCAACAGCCTCATCACCACCACAACGCCCCCGTCTCCAGACTCCGTATCTCCGCCGCGTAACTCTCCATCTCCACCACGAGTGGTGGTCACACCTTGTGCTGCCTGTAAGATATTGCGGCGGAGATGCGCGGAGAAATGTGTGTTGGCACCTTATTTTCCTCCTAATGACCCCATCAAATTCACCACTGCTCATCGTGTTTTTGGTGCTAGCAATATTATCAAGTTCTTGCAG GAATTGCCAGAATATCAAAGAGCAGATGCTGTAAGTAGCATGGTGTATGAGGCTAACGCTAGGATGAGGGATCCAGTCTATGGTTCTGCTGGGGCGATTTGTCAACTTCAAAAGCAAGTAAATGAGCTTCAAGCACAATTAGCCAAAACACAAGCTGAGCTTGTCACTATGCAGTGCCAACATGCTAATCTCATGGCCTATGTTTACGTGGAAATGGGACAATCTCCACCAACATCACCCCAACAATCTTTGGACAAGTTCACCAATAGTACTACACATAGCACCTTCCATAATAACATCAATTTCTTAGACGAGAACAACAATTATGGGACCTTATTGGAAACTCTTTGGACATGA